A single Gemmatimonadota bacterium DNA region contains:
- a CDS encoding NfeD family protein, producing the protein MAWWVWIVGGVLLCLAEMATPGAFYLLFFGVAALVVGVLAWVGLVETTWVQFLLFSVVSIASLVLFRRMLTEKLNPDEPATKINTLEGESATALEDIPAQGTGKVEVRGTNWNAVNKGDTLIEKGQACVVERVEGVSLWVRSA; encoded by the coding sequence ATGGCGTGGTGGGTCTGGATTGTTGGCGGCGTGTTGCTCTGCCTGGCCGAGATGGCCACGCCCGGCGCCTTCTACCTGCTGTTCTTCGGCGTCGCCGCGCTCGTGGTCGGCGTGCTGGCCTGGGTGGGACTGGTGGAAACGACCTGGGTTCAGTTTCTACTGTTTTCGGTCGTCTCCATCGCCTCGCTCGTCCTGTTCCGTCGGATGCTGACCGAAAAACTGAATCCCGATGAGCCCGCCACGAAGATCAACACTTTGGAGGGCGAATCAGCAACCGCCCTCGAGGACATCCCGGCCCAGGGCACCGGCAAGGTGGAAGTGCGCGGCACGAACTGGAACGCCGTGAACAAGGGAGACACACTTATCGAAAAGGGACAGGCCTGCGTTGTCGAACGTGTTGAAGGCGTCTCACTCTGGGTAAGGAGCGCGTAA
- a CDS encoding paraslipin: METLIVTIVVAIAAIIFLRNLIIVVPQQEARVIERLGKYSKTLNAGFYILLPFVDRVAYRHTLKEQSIDIPEQLCITRDNVQVGVDGVLYMQVLDAERASYGIADYDLAITQLAQTTLRSEVGKIDLDKTFEERGAINFAVVSELDKASDPWGVKVLRYEISNISPPRDVLEAMEKQMRAEREKRAAILNSEGLRDSNINQAEGEKQKVIKESEATKQQQINEAEGEAQAILTVANATAEGVRAIAGAIKSDGGDEAVQLRVAEQYIETFGNLAKSGNSLIIPSNLSDVSSIIASAMSVIKHDRTADNGDRGRV; encoded by the coding sequence ATGGAAACCTTGATTGTAACCATCGTCGTCGCGATCGCCGCGATCATATTCCTGAGAAACCTGATCATCGTCGTGCCGCAGCAGGAAGCCCGCGTCATCGAAAGGCTGGGGAAGTACAGCAAGACGCTAAATGCCGGTTTCTACATCCTGCTGCCCTTCGTGGACCGGGTGGCTTATCGGCACACGCTGAAGGAACAGTCCATCGACATCCCGGAACAGCTCTGCATCACGCGGGACAACGTCCAGGTCGGCGTGGACGGGGTCCTCTACATGCAGGTGCTGGACGCGGAGCGGGCCTCCTACGGCATAGCCGATTACGACCTGGCCATCACGCAGCTCGCCCAGACGACCCTGAGAAGCGAGGTCGGCAAGATCGATCTGGACAAGACCTTCGAAGAGCGCGGCGCCATCAACTTTGCCGTTGTCAGCGAACTGGACAAGGCGTCCGATCCCTGGGGCGTCAAGGTCCTGCGGTACGAAATCAGCAATATCAGTCCGCCGCGGGACGTCCTGGAAGCCATGGAGAAGCAGATGCGGGCGGAACGGGAGAAGCGTGCGGCCATCCTGAATTCGGAGGGGCTGCGCGACTCCAACATCAACCAGGCCGAGGGCGAGAAGCAGAAGGTCATCAAGGAATCCGAGGCCACGAAGCAGCAGCAGATCAACGAGGCCGAGGGCGAGGCCCAGGCCATTCTCACCGTCGCCAACGCCACGGCCGAGGGCGTCCGGGCCATCGCGGGCGCCATCAAGTCGGATGGTGGCGACGAGGCCGTGCAGCTGCGGGTGGCCGAGCAGTACATCGAGACCTTCGGCAACCTGGCCAAGTCGGGCAACAGCCTGATCATTCCGTCCAATCTCAGTGACGTCAGTTCCATCATCGCGTCGGCCATGTCCGTGATCAAGCACGACCGGACCGCGGACAACGGCGATCGGGGGCGCGTCTAG